GTCGACGGGCTGGGGTGTGCCGGGGATGGCGGTGACGCGGCCGAGCGCCGGGGCTTTGATCGACGGGTGGGTGCGGAGGTGGTTGAGGAAGACCTGCTGGCCCATCCTCGGCGCACGGACCAGGTGCTTGGGCTGCTCGAAGCCGGGGTAGCCGTACTGCGCGCCGTGCAGCGGCAGCACCGCGGTCGTCGCGACGCGGTAGGTGCGGCGGAGGTCGAGCCTGCGGCCGTCGACGAAGACCTGCCGCGGGTCGACGCGGCTGCCGGGCGGTGCGCCGAGATCGTAGGTGTAGCGGACGTTCTTGGAGATCGCGAGCGAGGACAGCCGCTGGCAGCCGTACGCCGGCGGGATCCACTGCTGCTCGAGGACCGCGTCGACCTGCTGGCCGGTCAGGGATTGCGTCGTGATCGGGGAGATGCCGGCGACCGGCCACGCTTCGCCGTACAGGATGCGGCCGGGCCGGTCGGTGGGCTGGTTGCCGGGGGCGTACTTCAGACCGGCCGCGATCACGTCGACGCCGAGGTCGGCGGGGACGAGCGCGAGGTCGGCGTCGCCGTGGCGGTGTGAGGCGGCTTCGTCGTGGTACAGGTCGGCGACCAGGTTGCCGGTGCGGCTCTCGGCGGTCGTGGAGAAGTCGAGGTCGCGGTCGAGCTTGGCGAGCGGCTCGTTCTGGCGGGCGGCCCAACGGTCGGTCCAGTACTTGACGATCTTCTGGACCGCAGGATCGGGGGTGAGATCCTTCGTGACCGCGTGGTTCGTCGCGGTGGTCGCGGAGCGGATCACGTCGCCGGTCCTCGGGTCGAGGGACAGGTTGACCTCGCCGAGCACGCGGCCGTGGTTGGAGGCCTCCAGGACCGGGCGCGGGACGCCGTTCGGGTCGGGGATCATGCAGTTGAACGCGGTGTGCCAGTGGCCGCCGAAGATCACGTCGATGTCGGGCGACATCGCGCGGGCGGCGTCGAAGATCGGGCCGGTGGGGTTCAGGCAGTCGTTGAACTGGCCGCCCTGCTGACCGCCTTCGTGCATGCTCACCGCGATCGCCTCGACGCCCTTGGCCTTGAGCTCGGCGGCGGCCTGGTTCGCCGTACCGACCAGCGCCCGGAAATCGAAGCCGGAGCCCTCGATCGAGAGCGTCTCGGTCGGCGTACCGGGGAAGGCGAGGCCGATCACGCCGAGCTTGACCGTGCCACCGCCCGGCTTCGGTACCGAGGTGATCCAGTACGGCGGCAGCGCCGGCCGCTTCGTCCGCCGGTCGATCACGTTCGCCGCGTGGTACGCGTAGTCGGTGCCACGGAAGGCGCGGCCGGTGGAGTCCTTGAAACAGCTGTCGAAGCCGGGCTTGCCGTAGCACTTGCCGGAGACCATCCGCTGCAGGAACGGGAACTCCCGGTCGAACTCGTGGTTGCCGGCCACGTCGAAGTCCATCCCGAACGCGTTCAGCACCTCGATCGTCGGCTCGTTCGCGAACGCCTGCGTGTAGTCGGGCCAGCCGCTGAACTGATCGCCCGAGCCGATCAGGAACGAGTTCGTCCGGCCCTCCCGCAACCGGTCGAGATGAGCCTTCAAGTACCCGGCCCCGCCCACCTGCAGCCCATTGATGGTCAGGTTCTCGGTCTCAGACAGATACCCGTGCAAGTCCGTAAGGCTTAGCAGGTGCACCGGGATCCCCGCCTGGGCCTGCGCCGGTGCCGACACCGCACCTCCCACCAGCGCCGCCACCACGGCCAACGCCGCCCGCACCTTGAACCTCATCCGCTGCTCCCGTCCTCGAACCGGACTGCAACGTAGCCAGCACCGATGAACACAAACCATCCCCGGAGTTGCTGACTCCCTGCACAATCCGGCTACGGATAGGTTGGACCCATGCGCCGTGCTCTGCTCGTGGACCTGTTCAGCACCCTGATCCCCGGCGGCCACGCCGAACGAGACCTGGTGCACCGCGAGATGGCGCAGGTCCTCGGCGTCGAGCCCGCTGCGTTCGAGGCCGCTTTCCGCGCCACGGCGTACGAGCGTTTCACCGGCGCGTACGGCGACCTGCCCAGCACCCTGCGGGAGATCACCCGCCGCAGCGGAGGCCGGCCGACCGACGACCAGCTCCACCAGGCGGCCGCCTTGCGCCGCGCCCTGGCGCGCCAACTCATCGCGGGCGCTCCGGCCTCGACGCTGAGTGCCCTCGCGAAGCTACGGGACCTCGGATGGCGGATCGCGCTGGTCAGCAACATCACCTCGGAGACCCAGCTGCAGTGGGCGGACAGCGCCCTGGCGCCGTACTTCGCGTTCACGGCGTTCTCCGCCGAGCTGGGCTCGGCCAAGCCGGAGGCCGCGATCTACCTGGCGGCCTGCGAAGGGCTCGGGGTTGCTCCGGGCGAGTGCGTCTACGTCGCCGACGGTGCGGACAACGAACTGGCCGGTGCGGTCGAGCTCGGCATGCACGCCGTTCGGACGACGGAGCACGCGGACAGCGACCCGGCCTGGGCAGGGCCGGCGATCAGTTCGTTCGCCGAGGTGCCTGCGCTGGTCGGGTCGCCCGCCTAGGGCGTGCCGGCTCAGCCGAAGCTGAAGGTGAAGGCGGAGACGCCGGAGCTGTAGGTCAGCGTCATGGTCTTGCGTTCCTGGGTGGGCTTGTCGACCAGCTGGTAGGCGTTCGGCGTACCGGAGACCTGGACGGTCCGGTCGGGTTCGCCGGGGATCGAGACCGTGACGGTGCCCTTGCCGGACAGGACGTGGTAGACCTTCGCGGCGTTGAAGTTGAGCCGGGCCTGGGACCCCTTCGACGAGGTGACGTCCTGGGGACCGACGAGCCAGTTGCCGCCGAGGCTGTAGGTGTCGTCGGGCTGGGCCGGGTTCAGGCCGAAGGCGGTGGGCGTCTTGCGCGGGACGAGCTTGCCGGTGCCGTTCAGGTTGGTCGAGCGGGAGTAGGCCAGGTAGGTCTCGGGCGTGGTCCCCGCGGCACCGACGCTGTCGGCCTCGACCGTGCCGTCGACCGGATCGGGCAGCTTCACACCGGGGTTCGCGGCGGTCAGCAGTTCGCGGATCTGGTTCTCGGTCTGGCCGTACGAGCCCTCGCCGAACTTGATCGACCGAACGGTGCCCTCGGCATCGACCAGGTACTTCGCCGGCCAGTACTGGTTGCGGTACGCCGTCCAGGTGGCCAGGTTGTTGTCCTGACCGACCGGGTAGCCGATCTTCTCCTTGGTGATCGCCGACTGCACGTTGCCCGCCGACTTCTCGAACGCGAACTCCGGCGAGTGGATGCCGACGATCTGCAGCCCGAGGGACTTGTACGCCTTGTCCCACGCGAGCAGGTGCGGCGTCGCGCGCTGGCAGTTGATGCAGGAGTACGCCCAGAAGTCGACCAGGACGACCTTGCCCTTCAGCCCTGCCAGCGTGACCGGCGGACCGTTGAACCACTTCTGCGTGCCGGTGAACTCAGGCGCCTTGCCGCAGGACGCGAGCTCGGCGGCACCCGGCGTGCACTTGGCCAGTTCCTCACCGCCGGGACCGAGAGCGGGGGCCAGCGCACCTTGCACGGTCTTGTTCTCGGCGACCTTCTTCTCCAGGCCGCTGGTGTAGCTGGGCAGCGAGCGCTGGATGACGTCGGTGACGTTGAACGCCAGCGCGACGGCGAGCAGGATCATCACGACGCCACCGCCGATGCGGAAGCCCCGGGCGTGGTCGCGGTAGGCCTTCACCCGCTGGGAGATCCGCGATCCGGCCGAGGCGAAGATCAGCAGCGGCAGCGCCGCGCCCATCGCGAACGACACGGTCAGGACGACGGTGCGCCAGCCGACGTTGCCGGTGGCACCGGCCACGGTGATTGCCGCCAGCACCGGTCCGGCGCACGGCACGTACAGGGTGCCGAGCCCGAGGCCGAGCACGAAGGCGCCGTTGTTGTTGCGGTTGATCTTCGGCAGCCGGTAGAACGGCTTCTCGATCCAGTGCCCGAGGGCCGGGAAGATCAGGCCGAGGCCGACCAGGGTGAGGATGGTCAGGCCGCCCCAGCGCAGGAAGTCGTCGGGCAGGCCGAGCGCCGACAGGATGACCGAGCCGGCCAGTGTGAACAGCGAGAAGCTGACGACGATCCCGGCGATGATCTTCAGCGGCCGGAAGTCGCGCGGCGGTTTGCCGACCTCGAGCTCCTCGACCAGGACGTCACCGTCGGCCGGCGTACCGGTCTTGGCCTGGGCCTTGGCCGGGGTCTTGGTGCTGGTTCCGGCGAAGAAGATGATCGGGAGCATCGGCAGGACGCACGGAGAGACTCCGGTGATCAGCCCACCCAGCAGTCCGATCAAGGCAAGCGTCAACATAGGGGTTTCTCCAACTCAGAGGGTCTCGGCAGGGTCACCTGTTCTTCGCTGCCGCCGCGCTCCCTGGATGGGCGAGCCGCCGATTACGGCGCTCTTACCGGCCCTTCGAAGAAAGTTCTGCCCCGCACCCATCCGGCCTGACGCGGGCGCCGAAGTACCGGTGTCTGCTGCAGGTCGCAGAAGGCGGCTCTGGCTCCCCATTCAGTGAAAGAGAGTTCCACCATGTCGAACACCCTGAAGCGCGTCACCATCTCGGCCGCCGCCGTTTCGTTGCTCTTCGCAACGGCTGCCTGTGGTGGCGGCGACGACAACGCCGACAGCGGTAGCGGCAGCAGCCCGTCGGCCAGCACCTCGTCGCCGGCCGACAGCCCGAGCGCCTCCCCGTCGGCCGACAACATGTCCGGTCTGGTCGGTCCGGGCTGTGCGGACTACGCCAAGGCCAACGCCACCGGCGCGGGCTCGATCGACGGCATGGCCGCCGCTCCGGTCGCCAGCGCTGCCGCGGGCAACCCGCTGCTGAAGACCCTGGTCGCCTCGGTGTCGGGCAAGCTGAACCCGAAGGTCAACCTGGTCTCGACGCTGAACAGCGACCAGTTCACCGTGTTCGCCCCGGTCGACTCCGCGTTCGCGAAGATCCCGGCCGCGACGATCAACACGCTGAAGACCGACAGCGCGCTGCTGACCAAGATCCTGACCTACCACGTCGTCCCGGGCCAGCTCGACGCGACCGCGGTGGTCGGCAAGCACGCCACGGTCGAGAAGCAGGAGCTGACCGTCACCGGCTCCGGCCAGAACCTGAAGGTCAACAACGCCAACGTCGTCTGCGGCGGCGTGAAGACGGCCAACGCGACCGTCTACCTGATCGACACCGTCCTGATGCCGCCGGCGGCCTGACCAACCCTTCTCGACCAGTACTGACGGGGCCGCCCTAGCCATCCCACCCCGGTGGCGCAGTCCCGGCACCACCGGTGGTGCCTCCCTTCGCCAGGGAGGCACCACCGCTTCACCCTCGTCAGGATGGTCGACCCAGATGACAACCACAGCAGAGCTCCACACCCTGACCGGCCCGTACGTGCTCGACGCCATCACCGACGACGAGCGGGACGGCTTCGAGCGGCACTTGGCCCTGTGCACGGCGTGCACGGCCGAGATCGACAGCCTCCGCGAAGCGATCGCCAGGCTCAGCCTCGAGATCGCCACCGAACCGCCCACGGGACTCAAGTCCCTGGTGCTGGCCCGGATCGAAGAGATCCGTCAGCAGCGTCCGGTGAGCCGCGCCGCCGACGTCCCGGACACCCGTCGGCGGATGTCCCGCCGGGTCCTCCTGACCCTGGCCGCCGCGTTCGTTGCCGTCGGCACCAGTGGTGCGATCGCGATCGACCAGTACCGCGACAACGCCGCCACCACGACCACCAGCGCCCGGGCCAACGAGATCCTGGCCGAGCCGGACGCTCGCACCCTGCACGGTGCCGTCACCGGCGGTCAGGCCACCCTCGTAGTGTCCCGCCAACGCGACGCGGCCGTTGTGCTGGTCCAAGGCCTCAGGTCACTGCCTGAAGGCATGACCTACCAGCTGTGGATGGTCGACAGCTCGCGGACCGCCCACTCGATCGGCCTGGTCGAGGACGGGGCCACCGTGGTGACCCGTGGGGTGGCGGACAAGGTCGCCTTCGGGATCACTGTCGAACCGGAGGGTGGATCGGCCACTCCGACCCTCCCGGCCACGGGCGGCCTGCGGCCCGTCGTACAGCTGGACTGAGTCTGAGGGCCGCCACGGCCCGTGATAGACATGGTTACCGCTCAGCCCATGAGTCGAGCAGAGGACCGAAAGTGACCGACCGTACGGCAACGCCTTGGTCCGTCGTCGGCAACGGCCGATCGCCGGCCGCCAGTGAAGGCGATCTGATAGTGCTGGTCGCCCGCGGTGACGCCGACGCCTACTCCGAC
The Kribbella italica DNA segment above includes these coding regions:
- a CDS encoding discoidin domain-containing protein produces the protein MRFKVRAALAVVAALVGGAVSAPAQAQAGIPVHLLSLTDLHGYLSETENLTINGLQVGGAGYLKAHLDRLREGRTNSFLIGSGDQFSGWPDYTQAFANEPTIEVLNAFGMDFDVAGNHEFDREFPFLQRMVSGKCYGKPGFDSCFKDSTGRAFRGTDYAYHAANVIDRRTKRPALPPYWITSVPKPGGGTVKLGVIGLAFPGTPTETLSIEGSGFDFRALVGTANQAAAELKAKGVEAIAVSMHEGGQQGGQFNDCLNPTGPIFDAARAMSPDIDVIFGGHWHTAFNCMIPDPNGVPRPVLEASNHGRVLGEVNLSLDPRTGDVIRSATTATNHAVTKDLTPDPAVQKIVKYWTDRWAARQNEPLAKLDRDLDFSTTAESRTGNLVADLYHDEAASHRHGDADLALVPADLGVDVIAAGLKYAPGNQPTDRPGRILYGEAWPVAGISPITTQSLTGQQVDAVLEQQWIPPAYGCQRLSSLAISKNVRYTYDLGAPPGSRVDPRQVFVDGRRLDLRRTYRVATTAVLPLHGAQYGYPGFEQPKHLVRAPRMGQQVFLNHLRTHPSIKAPALGRVTAIPGTPQPVDGPFGPLKLVPQQEMTATATSQGSAAYAAPFAIDGKCSTMWHSNWSPPAPLPQSITLDLGSTRSIEALVYTPRQDADVPNGRISSYDVQVSADGNNFRSVATGTWDGTVDAKIARFPAGTTARYVKLLGLTGGADYAAATELNIALGS
- a CDS encoding HAD family hydrolase codes for the protein MRRALLVDLFSTLIPGGHAERDLVHREMAQVLGVEPAAFEAAFRATAYERFTGAYGDLPSTLREITRRSGGRPTDDQLHQAAALRRALARQLIAGAPASTLSALAKLRDLGWRIALVSNITSETQLQWADSALAPYFAFTAFSAELGSAKPEAAIYLAACEGLGVAPGECVYVADGADNELAGAVELGMHAVRTTEHADSDPAWAGPAISSFAEVPALVGSPA
- a CDS encoding cytochrome c biogenesis protein CcdA, which gives rise to MLTLALIGLLGGLITGVSPCVLPMLPIIFFAGTSTKTPAKAQAKTGTPADGDVLVEELEVGKPPRDFRPLKIIAGIVVSFSLFTLAGSVILSALGLPDDFLRWGGLTILTLVGLGLIFPALGHWIEKPFYRLPKINRNNNGAFVLGLGLGTLYVPCAGPVLAAITVAGATGNVGWRTVVLTVSFAMGAALPLLIFASAGSRISQRVKAYRDHARGFRIGGGVVMILLAVALAFNVTDVIQRSLPSYTSGLEKKVAENKTVQGALAPALGPGGEELAKCTPGAAELASCGKAPEFTGTQKWFNGPPVTLAGLKGKVVLVDFWAYSCINCQRATPHLLAWDKAYKSLGLQIVGIHSPEFAFEKSAGNVQSAITKEKIGYPVGQDNNLATWTAYRNQYWPAKYLVDAEGTVRSIKFGEGSYGQTENQIRELLTAANPGVKLPDPVDGTVEADSVGAAGTTPETYLAYSRSTNLNGTGKLVPRKTPTAFGLNPAQPDDTYSLGGNWLVGPQDVTSSKGSQARLNFNAAKVYHVLSGKGTVTVSIPGEPDRTVQVSGTPNAYQLVDKPTQERKTMTLTYSSGVSAFTFSFG
- a CDS encoding fasciclin domain-containing protein; amino-acid sequence: MSNTLKRVTISAAAVSLLFATAACGGGDDNADSGSGSSPSASTSSPADSPSASPSADNMSGLVGPGCADYAKANATGAGSIDGMAAAPVASAAAGNPLLKTLVASVSGKLNPKVNLVSTLNSDQFTVFAPVDSAFAKIPAATINTLKTDSALLTKILTYHVVPGQLDATAVVGKHATVEKQELTVTGSGQNLKVNNANVVCGGVKTANATVYLIDTVLMPPAA
- a CDS encoding anti-sigma factor is translated as MTTTAELHTLTGPYVLDAITDDERDGFERHLALCTACTAEIDSLREAIARLSLEIATEPPTGLKSLVLARIEEIRQQRPVSRAADVPDTRRRMSRRVLLTLAAAFVAVGTSGAIAIDQYRDNAATTTTSARANEILAEPDARTLHGAVTGGQATLVVSRQRDAAVVLVQGLRSLPEGMTYQLWMVDSSRTAHSIGLVEDGATVVTRGVADKVAFGITVEPEGGSATPTLPATGGLRPVVQLD